A single Phytohabitans houttuyneae DNA region contains:
- a CDS encoding DUF2264 domain-containing protein: MMPGAASPAALAGTWGRADWLALADRMLAAVRPFASPGNALVTIPGPAGGYGREVDGLEGFARTFLLAGFRIAGARGVGVDALAEWYAKGIATGTDPAAPDRWVRMREHPQAKVEAASLALVLDLTRPWIWDRLSPAVRERVVDYLAPAVGDGTYPRINWVWFRLVVQTFLRSVGGPHSLGEMAEDLATHDGFARADGWLSDGAERAYDHYVGWALHVYPTLWARMAGAADLAAGRRDRDVATLDRFLRDAVALVGADGAPLVQGRSLIYRFAAAAPFWVGALAGVPSVGPGQLRRAATSVVRHFTERGAFDDRGLLTMGWHGPWRRLAQRYSGPGSPYWASKGLLGIALPADHPVWTAPEEPLPVERADSVRAVRAPGWLVSGTRADGIVRVVNHGTDHAEEGGTVGDSPLYARLGYSTATSPVLDEGGWLNPIDQSVTLVDGAGRATHRAGMRTLVVHVNSDGVGVAGSRGTVRWVDPDPGHRDHGSGRAGAHRTAGVVTVYSLVRGPWELRLARVDSLAEGVDAGALRLRVGGWPVAGDATAAFAGGVARATGAGLTSWLESVHGGGTAGATAVPDGGPLAGDVVVPWLEHPVRPGAWIAALVALSGGADAADDRRGCRVALAPAAHDAAAGRRRPAGDRSEHDRHRLVVAVDWPDGVSTTTSLDVPGDAGEATWPQRGPAPGPLTLKEKG, encoded by the coding sequence ATGATGCCCGGAGCGGCGAGCCCCGCCGCGCTGGCCGGCACCTGGGGCCGCGCCGACTGGCTGGCGCTCGCCGACCGCATGCTCGCCGCCGTCCGGCCGTTCGCGTCGCCGGGAAACGCCCTGGTCACGATCCCCGGTCCGGCGGGTGGTTACGGGCGGGAGGTCGACGGCCTCGAAGGGTTCGCCCGCACCTTCCTGCTGGCCGGCTTCCGCATCGCCGGGGCACGCGGGGTGGGCGTCGACGCGCTCGCCGAGTGGTACGCGAAGGGCATCGCCACCGGCACCGACCCGGCCGCGCCCGACCGCTGGGTGCGCATGCGGGAGCACCCCCAGGCGAAGGTGGAGGCCGCCTCCCTCGCGCTGGTGCTCGACCTGACCCGGCCGTGGATCTGGGACCGGCTCTCCCCCGCGGTGCGGGAGCGGGTGGTGGACTACCTGGCGCCCGCGGTGGGCGACGGCACGTACCCGCGGATCAACTGGGTCTGGTTCCGCCTCGTCGTGCAGACGTTCCTGCGCTCGGTGGGCGGGCCGCACTCGCTCGGCGAGATGGCCGAGGACCTCGCCACCCACGACGGCTTCGCCCGCGCCGACGGCTGGCTGTCCGACGGCGCCGAGCGGGCGTACGACCACTACGTCGGCTGGGCCCTGCACGTGTACCCGACGCTGTGGGCCCGGATGGCCGGCGCGGCGGACCTGGCGGCCGGCCGCCGCGACCGCGACGTGGCGACCCTGGACAGGTTTCTGCGCGACGCGGTCGCCTTGGTCGGCGCCGACGGTGCGCCGCTGGTGCAAGGGCGCAGCCTGATCTACCGGTTCGCGGCCGCGGCGCCGTTCTGGGTCGGCGCCCTGGCCGGCGTGCCGTCGGTCGGCCCCGGGCAGCTGCGCCGCGCCGCCACGAGCGTCGTGCGCCACTTCACCGAGCGCGGCGCCTTCGACGACCGCGGCCTGCTCACCATGGGGTGGCACGGGCCGTGGCGGCGGCTCGCCCAGCGGTACTCCGGGCCCGGCTCGCCCTACTGGGCCAGCAAGGGCCTGCTCGGCATCGCGCTGCCGGCCGACCATCCGGTGTGGACGGCGCCGGAGGAGCCGCTGCCGGTCGAGCGCGCGGACTCGGTGCGGGCGGTGCGCGCCCCGGGCTGGCTCGTGTCGGGCACCCGCGCCGACGGCATCGTCCGGGTCGTCAACCACGGCACCGACCACGCCGAGGAGGGCGGCACCGTAGGCGACTCCCCGCTGTACGCGCGGCTCGGCTACTCCACCGCCACCAGCCCGGTGCTCGACGAGGGCGGCTGGCTCAACCCGATCGACCAGTCGGTCACGCTCGTGGACGGCGCCGGCCGGGCCACCCACCGCGCCGGGATGCGGACACTGGTAGTTCACGTTAACAGCGACGGTGTCGGCGTGGCCGGCTCGCGCGGCACGGTCCGCTGGGTCGACCCGGACCCCGGCCACCGCGACCACGGCAGCGGCCGCGCGGGCGCGCACCGCACCGCCGGGGTCGTCACGGTGTACTCGCTCGTGCGCGGCCCCTGGGAGCTGCGCCTGGCCCGCGTCGACAGCCTCGCCGAGGGCGTGGACGCCGGCGCGCTGCGGCTGCGGGTCGGCGGCTGGCCCGTGGCCGGCGACGCGACCGCGGCGTTCGCCGGCGGCGTCGCGCGCGCCACCGGCGCCGGCCTGACCAGCTGGCTGGAGAGCGTGCACGGCGGCGGCACGGCCGGCGCCACCGCGGTGCCTGACGGCGGTCCGCTGGCCGGCGACGTGGTCGTGCCCTGGCTGGAGCACCCGGTCCGGCCGGGCGCCTGGATCGCCGCGCTGGTCGCGCTCTCCGGCGGCGCCGACGCGGCCGATGACCGCCGCGGGTGCCGGGTCGCGCTCGCGCCCGCCGCGCACGACGCGGCGGCCGGGCGGCGCCGGCCCGCCGGCGACCGAAGCGAGCACGACCGGCACAGGTTGGTCGTCGCGGTCGACTGGCCCGA
- a CDS encoding heparinase II/III domain-containing protein, which yields MFSSSPRCHAPNDRFAGPLAAAWPDTGADLLARVLVPPAEALPVPAAGDRATWARPDAATLEHLRAGAERERGTPWPETLAHLYARFFRDGDRDAYEQRVFARHRRLTRAAVLAAATLDGGWLDEVVDGVTLLCEQSGWCWPAHDDTRAVHGAVLPTVTDPCLDLGAGEVAAQLAWVDHLLGEPLDAHTPGLRTRVRYEVDRRVLTPFARRRDWHWLGLDGDVHNWSPWIHGNVLVAALRLIDDQSRRAALVDLVVQGLDRYVAALPADGAIDEGYAYWWNGACRAHEALDLLAHATGGALGGVPGEALRHTVAFPHRMHLGGEWYLNHADGSARPAGGQPWHALHRAARRVGDTDARAHAAAHRRPGEPVAGEEHGLGRLLRALTDPEWVAAEPAPPPLPREVWLPSTQVLLARPAAGSPAGLTLAVKGGHNGEHHNHNDVGSVVVALDGVPVLVDAGRPTYTAQTFGPGRYDIWTMRSDWHNVPHIRGTAQAPGRAHAARDVTAAAGELRLDLAGAYPRSDIRHWRRTARLERHSGRIVVVDDWALDPDASAAPTHLHLLVAGDVRIGAGHADVTALDGAGRVRLRWQPRSAPCASTTRVLDDPMLAGVWGQRLTRLAIDVTAAGTTGTFALTVEQVHPHDAPPGGSR from the coding sequence TTGTTCAGCAGCTCGCCGAGGTGTCATGCCCCCAACGACCGCTTCGCCGGCCCCCTCGCCGCGGCCTGGCCGGACACCGGTGCCGACCTGCTCGCGCGCGTGCTCGTGCCGCCGGCCGAGGCCCTCCCCGTGCCGGCCGCCGGCGACCGCGCCACCTGGGCCCGGCCGGACGCCGCCACGCTGGAGCACCTGCGCGCGGGGGCCGAGCGCGAGCGGGGGACGCCCTGGCCCGAGACCCTCGCCCACCTCTACGCGCGGTTCTTCCGTGACGGCGACCGCGACGCGTACGAGCAGCGGGTCTTCGCCCGCCACCGGCGGCTCACCCGGGCCGCCGTCCTCGCCGCCGCCACCCTCGACGGCGGCTGGCTCGACGAGGTCGTCGACGGGGTGACGCTGCTGTGCGAGCAGAGCGGCTGGTGCTGGCCGGCACACGACGACACGCGCGCGGTCCACGGCGCGGTGCTGCCCACGGTGACCGACCCGTGCCTGGACCTGGGCGCCGGCGAGGTCGCCGCCCAGCTGGCCTGGGTCGACCACCTGCTCGGCGAGCCGCTCGACGCCCACACGCCGGGCCTGCGCACCCGCGTGCGGTACGAGGTGGACCGGCGGGTGCTGACCCCGTTCGCCCGCCGCCGCGACTGGCACTGGCTCGGCCTCGACGGCGACGTGCACAACTGGAGCCCGTGGATCCACGGCAACGTGCTGGTCGCCGCGCTGCGCCTGATCGACGACCAGAGCCGGCGGGCCGCGCTGGTCGACCTGGTGGTCCAGGGGCTCGACCGGTACGTGGCGGCACTGCCCGCCGACGGTGCGATCGACGAGGGCTACGCCTACTGGTGGAACGGCGCCTGCCGCGCGCACGAGGCGCTCGACCTGCTCGCCCACGCCACCGGCGGCGCGCTCGGCGGCGTGCCCGGCGAGGCGCTGCGCCACACCGTCGCCTTCCCGCATCGGATGCACCTGGGCGGCGAGTGGTACCTCAACCACGCCGACGGCTCCGCCCGCCCGGCCGGCGGCCAGCCCTGGCACGCCCTGCACCGGGCCGCCCGCCGGGTCGGTGACACCGACGCGCGGGCGCACGCCGCCGCTCACCGCCGCCCCGGCGAGCCCGTCGCCGGCGAGGAGCACGGCCTGGGCCGGCTGCTGCGCGCGCTCACCGACCCGGAGTGGGTCGCGGCCGAGCCCGCGCCGCCGCCGCTGCCGCGCGAGGTGTGGCTCCCGTCCACGCAGGTGCTCCTCGCCCGCCCCGCCGCCGGCAGCCCCGCCGGCCTCACCCTCGCGGTCAAAGGCGGGCACAACGGCGAGCACCACAACCACAACGACGTCGGCTCCGTCGTGGTCGCCCTCGACGGCGTTCCGGTACTCGTCGACGCCGGCCGCCCCACCTACACCGCGCAGACCTTCGGGCCCGGGCGGTACGACATCTGGACCATGCGCAGCGACTGGCACAACGTGCCGCACATCCGCGGCACCGCGCAGGCACCCGGCCGCGCCCACGCCGCGCGGGACGTCACGGCCGCCGCCGGTGAGCTGCGCCTCGACCTCGCCGGCGCGTACCCGCGCTCCGACATACGGCACTGGCGGCGCACCGCGCGGCTGGAGCGCCACAGTGGACGGATCGTGGTCGTCGACGACTGGGCGCTGGACCCCGACGCCTCCGCCGCGCCGACCCACCTGCACCTGCTGGTCGCCGGCGACGTGCGGATCGGGGCCGGACACGCCGACGTCACCGCCCTCGACGGCGCCGGCCGGGTCAGGCTGCGCTGGCAGCCGCGCTCCGCGCCGTGCGCCTCGACCACCCGTGTGCTCGACGATCCTATGCTCGCCGGCGTGTGGGGACAGCGGCTCACCCGGCTGGCGATCGACGTCACCGCCGCCGGTACGACCGGCACGTTCGCGCTCACCGTCGAGCAAGTCCACCCGCACGACGCGCCACCCGGAGGTAGCCGATGA
- a CDS encoding substrate-binding domain-containing protein, with protein sequence MTEPRGPLQVARRQQLLEALQRDGAMRISDLSQALGAAQVTIRRDIAQLAAEGLVRRVHGGVALIAPDEPPAAGEVPAALDSLSGRTLGMLVPSLDYYWPDVARGAEEAAIELDMRIVLRGSSYDTEDDKPQLERLVDRMAVDGLIIAPRMDAPTAERTIDWLAHAGVPVVLLERAATVGPHHAVMESVVTDHALGAAMAVRHLTSLGHRKVGVLLDSNSPTRPHVRRGWLEAAAECGLDPAATVEVVVPDARSPERDAVLDEVLDRCQATGTTALLVHADAEAIALVQHCEERHLSVPGDLSIVAYDDEVAGLFSPPLTAVRPPRRSIGRAAVSLVADRLADPDRPTHRVVISPSLRIRESTAPPRA encoded by the coding sequence ATGACAGAGCCCCGCGGTCCGCTGCAGGTCGCCCGCCGGCAGCAGTTGCTGGAGGCGCTGCAGCGCGACGGTGCGATGCGCATCTCCGACCTGTCCCAGGCGCTCGGCGCGGCCCAGGTCACGATCCGGCGCGACATCGCCCAGCTCGCGGCCGAGGGACTGGTCCGGCGGGTGCACGGCGGGGTCGCGCTGATCGCGCCGGACGAGCCGCCGGCGGCCGGCGAGGTGCCCGCGGCCCTCGACTCGCTCAGCGGGCGCACGCTCGGCATGCTCGTGCCCTCGCTCGACTACTACTGGCCCGACGTGGCGAGGGGCGCGGAGGAGGCGGCCATCGAGCTGGACATGCGGATCGTGCTGCGCGGCTCGTCGTACGACACCGAGGACGACAAACCCCAGCTCGAACGCCTCGTCGACCGGATGGCCGTCGACGGCCTGATCATCGCCCCGCGGATGGACGCGCCCACGGCGGAACGCACCATCGACTGGCTGGCCCACGCCGGCGTACCCGTGGTGCTGCTCGAACGCGCGGCCACCGTGGGCCCGCACCACGCGGTCATGGAGTCGGTGGTGACCGACCACGCGCTCGGCGCGGCCATGGCGGTGCGGCACCTCACCTCGCTCGGGCACCGCAAGGTCGGCGTCCTGCTGGACTCCAACAGCCCGACCCGCCCGCACGTGCGCCGCGGGTGGCTGGAGGCCGCCGCCGAGTGCGGGCTCGACCCCGCCGCCACGGTCGAGGTCGTGGTGCCCGACGCCCGCTCGCCGGAGCGCGACGCCGTGCTCGACGAGGTGCTCGACCGCTGCCAGGCCACCGGCACGACGGCGCTGCTGGTGCACGCGGACGCGGAGGCGATCGCGCTGGTGCAGCACTGCGAGGAGCGCCACCTCTCCGTGCCCGGCGACCTGTCCATCGTGGCCTACGACGACGAGGTCGCCGGCCTGTTCAGCCCGCCGCTGACCGCCGTCCGCCCGCCGCGCCGCTCGATCGGCCGGGCCGCGGTGAGCCTCGTCGCCGACCGCCTCGCCGACCCCGACCGCCCCACCCACCGGGTCGTCATCAGCCCGTCCCTGCGCATCCGCGAGTCGACAGCACCCCCGCGCGCGTAG
- a CDS encoding ROK family protein, whose amino-acid sequence MRRTSRDIRVANRFEVMRHIIASATVSRQQVAGLTGLSFATVANLVGELLELGLLVEVGYQDSGGGRPRGLIAVNPAGGVLVGVDVAETYVHVEVFDPALTVLASVEEALHPDEARPEQVVAHILSSLRGALARAGAPHERVLGVGVSVPGQVDREGGVSVFAPNWDWHDVPLRGMLAASLDLPLYLDNPLRACAVAELWFGAGRGRDDVAVVNLGTGVGAGFVFGGALHRGATNSAGEWGHTTLVLDGRPCHCGSRGCVEAYVGAPGIMQNLRDLAPDSAMLHPQDQTATIRALAEGIAAGDPVAVKALAESARYLGVAIADLINLVNPEVVVLSSWVAGLLGEPLLAEVRAVAAERALTRPLAAAEITLCGIAGNPVSLGAATFALEQCLAGIGSRA is encoded by the coding sequence GTGCGGCGGACCTCAAGGGACATCCGGGTCGCAAACCGGTTCGAGGTGATGCGGCACATCATCGCGTCCGCGACGGTCTCGCGGCAGCAGGTCGCCGGCCTGACCGGGCTGAGCTTCGCCACCGTGGCCAACCTCGTCGGCGAGCTGCTCGAGCTGGGGCTGCTGGTCGAGGTCGGCTACCAGGACTCCGGCGGCGGCCGGCCGCGCGGGCTGATCGCGGTCAACCCGGCCGGCGGCGTGCTGGTGGGCGTCGACGTGGCCGAGACGTACGTGCACGTCGAGGTCTTCGACCCCGCCCTGACCGTGCTCGCCAGCGTCGAGGAGGCGCTGCACCCGGACGAGGCGCGGCCCGAGCAGGTGGTCGCGCACATCCTGTCCAGCCTGCGGGGCGCCCTCGCGCGGGCCGGCGCGCCGCACGAGCGGGTGCTCGGTGTCGGCGTGAGCGTGCCGGGCCAGGTGGACCGCGAGGGCGGGGTGTCGGTGTTCGCGCCCAACTGGGACTGGCACGACGTGCCGCTGCGTGGCATGCTCGCCGCCTCGCTTGACCTGCCGCTCTACCTGGACAACCCGTTGCGCGCGTGCGCGGTCGCCGAGCTGTGGTTCGGGGCCGGGCGGGGCCGCGACGACGTGGCGGTGGTCAACCTGGGCACCGGCGTCGGCGCCGGGTTCGTGTTCGGCGGCGCGCTGCACCGGGGAGCGACAAACAGCGCGGGGGAGTGGGGGCACACCACGCTGGTGCTCGACGGCCGGCCGTGTCACTGCGGCAGCCGCGGCTGCGTCGAGGCGTACGTAGGGGCGCCGGGGATCATGCAGAACCTGCGCGACCTGGCTCCGGACAGCGCCATGCTGCACCCGCAGGACCAGACCGCGACGATCCGGGCGCTCGCGGAAGGCATCGCGGCCGGCGACCCCGTCGCGGTCAAGGCGTTGGCCGAGTCGGCGCGGTACCTGGGCGTCGCGATCGCCGACCTGATCAACCTGGTCAACCCGGAGGTGGTGGTGCTCAGCAGCTGGGTGGCCGGGCTGCTGGGCGAGCCGCTGCTGGCGGAGGTGCGCGCGGTGGCCGCCGAGCGCGCGCTGACCCGGCCGCTCGCCGCCGCGGAGATCACGCTGTGCGGGATCGCGGGCAACCCGGTGAGCCTGGGCGCCGCGACGTTCGCGCTGGAGCAGTGCCTGGCTGGGATCGGGTCCCGCGCGTAA
- a CDS encoding family 43 glycosylhydrolase, producing the protein MRILPVLALSTLVAGLVVVVSGSPAQAAALPTGARSLESVNYPGRFVRHAGGLGQVEAVTSGSTAQLKRDATFTVVNGLASPTCYSLQTRDGLFLRHRDYRLRIDANTGEAAFRADATFCAVDGAEAGSVALTSYNYPGRRIRHRDFALWLDATQDTAAFRADSSFRLVSPWAPKTAKGPVIPGLFADPHIASFNGRYYLYPTTDGYAGWGGTYYKAFSSTDLVNWTDHGVILDHGPDVSWADNSAWAPAVATANGRYYLYFSGGLASGNTTKQLGVAVADSPAGPFRDALGRPLVTGSQFSGGQAIDPMVFTDDNGQSYLYWGQGVARAVRLNADMVSFDAAQVRVITPSGYNEAPFVFKRNGVYYLMWSENDTRSEDYRVAYATGSTPLGPWTNRGVVLQKRLDAGIKGTGHHSVVRAPGTDTWYVAYHRFAVPAGNGTNRETTIDRMEFNADGTIRPVVPTL; encoded by the coding sequence ATGCGTATCCTCCCGGTCCTCGCACTGTCCACATTGGTCGCCGGCCTTGTCGTCGTGGTGTCGGGCAGCCCGGCGCAGGCGGCCGCGCTGCCGACCGGCGCCCGCTCGCTGGAGTCGGTCAACTACCCCGGCCGGTTCGTGCGCCACGCCGGCGGGCTGGGCCAGGTCGAGGCGGTCACGTCGGGCAGCACCGCGCAGCTCAAGCGGGACGCGACGTTCACGGTGGTCAACGGGCTCGCCTCGCCCACCTGCTACTCCCTGCAGACCAGGGACGGGCTCTTCCTGCGGCACCGCGACTACCGGCTGCGGATCGACGCCAACACCGGCGAAGCGGCGTTCCGCGCCGACGCCACCTTCTGCGCGGTCGACGGTGCGGAGGCCGGGTCGGTCGCGCTGACGTCGTACAACTACCCGGGCCGGCGGATCCGCCACCGTGACTTCGCGCTCTGGCTGGACGCGACGCAGGACACGGCGGCCTTCCGGGCGGACAGCTCGTTCCGCCTGGTGTCCCCGTGGGCGCCGAAGACGGCCAAGGGCCCGGTGATCCCGGGCCTGTTCGCCGACCCGCACATCGCCAGCTTCAACGGCCGCTACTACCTGTACCCGACGACGGACGGGTACGCGGGCTGGGGCGGCACCTACTACAAGGCGTTCTCCTCCACCGACCTCGTCAACTGGACCGACCACGGCGTGATCCTCGACCACGGGCCGGACGTGTCCTGGGCCGACAACTCGGCCTGGGCGCCCGCGGTGGCCACCGCCAACGGGCGGTACTACCTGTACTTCAGCGGCGGCCTCGCCAGCGGCAACACGACAAAGCAGCTGGGCGTGGCGGTGGCCGACTCGCCGGCCGGCCCGTTCCGGGACGCGCTGGGCCGGCCGCTGGTGACCGGCAGCCAGTTCTCCGGCGGGCAGGCGATCGACCCGATGGTCTTCACCGACGACAATGGACAGTCCTACCTGTACTGGGGGCAGGGCGTCGCGCGGGCCGTGCGGCTGAACGCCGACATGGTCTCCTTCGACGCGGCGCAGGTGCGGGTCATCACGCCGTCCGGCTACAACGAGGCGCCGTTCGTGTTCAAGCGCAACGGCGTGTACTACCTGATGTGGTCCGAGAACGACACGCGCAGCGAGGACTACCGGGTCGCGTACGCCACCGGCTCCACGCCCCTCGGCCCGTGGACCAACCGCGGCGTGGTGCTGCAGAAGCGGCTCGACGCCGGCATCAAGGGCACCGGCCACCACTCCGTCGTGCGGGCGCCCGGCACCGACACGTGGTACGTGGCGTACCACCGGTTCGCCGTGCCGGCCGGCAACGGCACCAACCGCGAAACCACCATCGACCGGATGGAGTTCAACGCCGACGGCACCATCCGCCCGGTCGTCCCCACCCTTTAG
- a CDS encoding glycoside hydrolase family 43 protein — protein MRRAFRRLGTTLMAAVLLCTSWAVTTAQPAAALDPTVGYLMAHFTGESATGEQIYLAHSTDGLRWTDLNNGSPVLLSTVGTRGVRDPALVRSPAGDRYWIVATDLRIASGTSWSDAANRGSTSLVVWESTDLVNWSAPRLLNVAAGISGAGNAWAPEAIWNAATNDYVVYWATNSLRDGVTKHRIWYVRTSDFRTFTAPQLYINRGSGQGIIDTQIIEVPNSTGGYRYYRASADGHITIEGSNSVLGSWTTLGNLSHMGISNGTGGGNVVEGPMWAQFNGRNEWALWLDQYATGRGYMPITSTNLGSVQNFRTRTDYAMGGSRKRHGSILNITAAEQSRVLGKWGSTLPVNRIQSYNFQDRYVRHANYDVRIDPNVSPAQDAQFRVRPGLAGASGTVSFESVNYPGYYLRHYGFDFQLASNDGSGTFAGDATFRQVAGLANSSWASFQSYNYPDRYIRHYSYVLRLDTIPDATARNDATFRLTS, from the coding sequence ATGAGGCGAGCCTTCAGACGCCTGGGCACCACGCTCATGGCCGCGGTCCTGCTGTGCACATCATGGGCGGTGACCACCGCACAACCCGCCGCCGCGCTCGACCCGACGGTCGGTTACCTGATGGCGCACTTCACCGGCGAGTCGGCGACCGGCGAGCAGATCTACCTGGCGCACAGCACTGACGGCCTGCGCTGGACGGACCTCAACAACGGCAGCCCGGTCCTGCTCTCCACGGTCGGCACCCGCGGCGTCCGGGACCCCGCCCTGGTCCGCTCGCCCGCCGGCGACCGCTACTGGATCGTCGCGACCGACCTGCGGATCGCCAGCGGCACCTCGTGGAGCGACGCGGCCAACCGGGGCAGCACCTCGCTCGTCGTGTGGGAGTCCACGGACCTCGTCAACTGGTCCGCGCCGCGCCTGCTCAACGTCGCCGCGGGCATCAGCGGCGCCGGCAACGCCTGGGCGCCCGAGGCCATCTGGAACGCGGCGACCAACGACTACGTCGTCTACTGGGCCACCAACTCGCTGCGCGACGGCGTGACCAAGCACCGCATCTGGTACGTGCGGACCAGCGACTTCCGCACGTTCACCGCGCCGCAGCTGTACATCAACCGGGGCAGCGGCCAGGGCATCATCGACACCCAGATCATCGAGGTGCCGAACAGCACCGGCGGGTACCGGTACTACCGCGCCTCCGCCGACGGGCACATCACGATCGAGGGCAGCAACTCGGTGCTCGGCTCGTGGACCACGCTCGGCAACCTCTCGCACATGGGCATCTCCAACGGCACCGGCGGCGGCAATGTGGTCGAGGGCCCGATGTGGGCGCAGTTCAACGGGCGCAACGAGTGGGCGCTGTGGCTGGACCAGTACGCGACGGGCCGCGGCTACATGCCGATCACCTCCACCAACCTCGGCAGCGTGCAGAACTTCCGGACCCGCACCGACTACGCGATGGGCGGCAGCCGCAAGCGGCACGGCTCGATTCTCAACATCACCGCCGCCGAGCAGAGCCGGGTGCTGGGCAAGTGGGGCAGCACGCTGCCGGTCAACCGGATCCAGTCGTACAACTTCCAGGACCGGTACGTGCGCCACGCCAACTACGACGTGCGCATCGACCCGAACGTGAGCCCCGCGCAGGACGCCCAGTTCCGGGTGCGGCCGGGCCTCGCCGGCGCGTCGGGCACGGTCTCGTTCGAGTCGGTCAACTACCCCGGGTACTACCTGCGCCACTACGGCTTCGACTTCCAGCTGGCCAGCAACGACGGCAGCGGCACGTTCGCCGGTGACGCGACGTTCCGGCAGGTGGCCGGGCTGGCCAACTCGTCGTGGGCGTCGTTCCAGTCGTACAACTACCCGGACCGGTACATCCGGCACTACAGCTACGTGCTGCGGCTGGACACGATCCCGGACGCGACGGCCCGCAACGACGCCACGTTCCGGCTGACGAGCTGA
- a CDS encoding sigma-70 family RNA polymerase sigma factor produces MEEDVELAGRGRTAAAVPALLSLDGRGRAVRRAERKDAVAVSTPPGRAAVRPDLEQVFRAAYPRVVAVAARVLGSRHEAEDVAQEVFLTFGRTSVPAGEAVGWLSVAAAHTALNHLRSGRRRASREEAAGGGDTVSPDVADAVVTLDERRRVRAALARLPRKQAVALVLRHSGLSYAEVAAALDLSPGSVGTTVRRAESALREELNRHASSD; encoded by the coding sequence GTGGAGGAAGATGTAGAGCTCGCGGGGCGCGGTCGTACCGCAGCCGCCGTGCCGGCGCTGCTGTCGCTCGACGGGCGCGGCCGGGCGGTGAGGCGAGCGGAGCGGAAGGACGCCGTGGCCGTGTCGACTCCTCCGGGACGAGCGGCCGTCCGTCCCGATCTCGAACAGGTCTTCCGTGCGGCCTACCCGCGGGTCGTCGCGGTCGCCGCGCGCGTGCTGGGCTCCCGGCACGAGGCGGAGGACGTCGCCCAGGAGGTGTTCCTGACCTTCGGGCGCACGTCGGTGCCGGCGGGCGAGGCGGTCGGCTGGCTGTCCGTCGCCGCGGCGCACACCGCGCTTAACCACCTCCGCTCCGGGCGCCGCCGCGCGTCCCGGGAGGAGGCGGCCGGCGGCGGCGACACCGTGTCCCCGGACGTCGCCGACGCGGTCGTGACCCTCGACGAACGCCGCCGCGTCCGCGCGGCGCTGGCGCGGCTGCCCCGCAAGCAGGCCGTCGCCCTTGTCCTGCGGCACAGCGGCCTCAGCTACGCCGAGGTCGCCGCCGCTCTCGATCTCTCACCGGGCAGCGTCGGCACGACCGTGCGGCGCGCCGAGTCAGCCCTACGCGAGGAGTTGAACCGTCATGCGTCATCCGACTGA
- a CDS encoding ABC transporter ATP-binding protein has translation MSGPVTREDGAHEVFADLPPSPAVWCSGLHKRYKRRTAVDGVSFTVERGEVLGLLGPNGAGKTSVIKMLLGLVRADAGEVLLLGRRAADPNARARVGYLPELFRYQPWLSAAEVLALHVRLAGATVPEQERRDCLALVGLADRAGDRVGGFSKGMQQRLGLAVALVARPELVILDEPTSALDPLGRADVRDLLLSLKARGVAVLLNSHLIGEVERVCDRVVILDKGRVAASGTLPELLGQRELRLRLDAVGPEAEARLAAAGRLTRSGEGYAVALPAELDDAVVPDLVADLVRLGVRVHAVEPGRISLEERLLDILRTGPGAGGIRSEERSDEAGLRRLPGGLSERSERSQLSPGEEQR, from the coding sequence GTGAGCGGCCCGGTCACGCGGGAGGACGGCGCGCACGAGGTGTTCGCCGACCTGCCACCGTCGCCCGCGGTGTGGTGCTCGGGGCTGCACAAGCGGTACAAGCGGCGCACGGCCGTCGACGGCGTCTCCTTCACCGTCGAGCGGGGCGAGGTGCTGGGGCTGCTCGGTCCCAACGGCGCCGGCAAGACCAGCGTCATCAAGATGCTCCTCGGCCTGGTCCGGGCCGACGCCGGCGAGGTGCTGCTGCTCGGGCGGCGCGCGGCCGACCCGAACGCCCGGGCCCGCGTCGGCTACCTGCCCGAGCTCTTCCGGTACCAGCCGTGGCTCAGCGCCGCCGAGGTGCTGGCGCTGCACGTGCGGCTCGCCGGCGCGACGGTGCCGGAGCAGGAGCGGCGCGACTGCCTCGCCCTCGTCGGCCTCGCCGACCGCGCCGGCGACCGGGTGGGCGGCTTCTCCAAGGGCATGCAGCAGCGCCTCGGGCTGGCCGTCGCGCTGGTCGCCCGCCCGGAGCTGGTCATCCTCGACGAGCCGACGAGCGCCCTGGACCCGCTCGGCCGCGCCGACGTCCGCGACCTGCTGCTGTCGCTCAAGGCGCGCGGGGTCGCCGTCCTGCTCAACTCGCACCTCATCGGCGAGGTCGAACGGGTCTGCGACCGCGTCGTGATCCTGGACAAGGGGCGGGTGGCCGCGTCCGGCACGCTGCCGGAGCTGCTCGGCCAGCGCGAGCTGCGGCTGCGGCTCGACGCCGTGGGACCCGAGGCGGAGGCCCGGTTGGCCGCGGCGGGGCGGCTGACCCGCAGCGGCGAGGGGTACGCCGTGGCGCTCCCCGCCGAGCTCGACGACGCGGTCGTCCCCGACCTGGTGGCCGACCTGGTCCGCCTCGGGGTCCGCGTACACGCCGTGGAGCCGGGGCGGATCAGCCTCGAGGAGCGGCTGCTCGACATTCTGCGTACCGGCCCCGGGGCCGGCGGGATCCGGTCCGAGGAGCGCAGCGACGAGGCCGGATTGCGCCGGCTTCCCGGAGGCCTCAGCGAGCGGAGCGAGCGCAGTCAACTCAGTCCCGGCGAGGAGCAGCGATGA